The following coding sequences lie in one Stenotrophomonas rhizophila genomic window:
- a CDS encoding VOC family protein, which produces MIFVNLPVRDLEASKTFFGSLGYTFNPTFTDDNAACMIISDSIFVMLLVESFFAGFTTRPISDARQQTEVITCLSATSRTAVDALVDTALKAGASEPMPARDYGFIYQRGFQDLDGHLWEIAHMDGQP; this is translated from the coding sequence ATGATCTTCGTCAACCTGCCCGTGCGCGACCTGGAAGCGTCCAAGACCTTCTTCGGCTCACTGGGCTACACCTTCAACCCGACCTTCACCGACGACAACGCGGCCTGCATGATCATCAGCGACAGCATCTTCGTGATGCTGCTGGTGGAGTCTTTCTTCGCCGGCTTCACGACTCGGCCGATCAGCGACGCGCGCCAGCAGACCGAGGTGATCACCTGCCTGTCGGCGACCAGCCGCACGGCGGTCGACGCGCTGGTGGACACGGCCCTGAAAGCCGGTGCCAGCGAGCCGATGCCCGCGCGCGACTACGGCTTCATATACCAGCGCGGCTTCCAGGACCTGGACGGCCACCTGTGGGAGATCGCGCACATGGACGGCCAACCGTAG
- a CDS encoding RNA polymerase sigma factor, whose protein sequence is MENALSHRLDTLWRMESPALIARLARMLRGDVGRAEELAQDTWLAALERWPTQGVPDNPGAWLMTTARNRAIDVLRQHQRVAGQHALWGSELEPQPLPLPDDSDALQDDIGDDLLRLMFVACHPVLSADARVALTLRLLGGLTTDEIARAFLQPEPTIAQRIVRAKRTLASKQVAFEVPRQAALPERLESVLEVVYLVFNEGYTASVGDDWMRPALCEEALRLGRVLASRLPAWPQVHGLLALMELQASRAAARVDAHGTPILLPEQDRARWDWLQIARGQAALAQAMALGGSDDPYVLQAAIADCHARARRVQDTDWAAMAALYQRLAVQQPSPVIELNRAVAVSRAQGAAAAWPLVEQLAQDPRLHGYAPLAAVQGDLLLQLGRGEEARAAFLRAAHLTANAREQAVLLARAQAVPIA, encoded by the coding sequence ATGGAAAACGCCTTGTCGCACCGCTTGGACACCCTCTGGCGCATGGAGTCGCCGGCCCTGATCGCACGCCTGGCGCGGATGCTGCGCGGCGACGTGGGGCGTGCCGAAGAACTGGCCCAGGACACCTGGCTGGCCGCGCTGGAGCGTTGGCCGACGCAGGGGGTTCCGGACAACCCGGGAGCGTGGCTGATGACCACCGCACGCAATCGCGCCATCGACGTGTTGCGTCAGCACCAGCGCGTGGCCGGCCAGCATGCGCTGTGGGGCAGCGAACTGGAGCCGCAGCCGTTGCCGCTGCCCGACGATAGCGATGCGCTGCAGGACGACATCGGCGATGACCTGTTGCGCCTGATGTTCGTGGCCTGCCACCCGGTGCTTTCGGCCGATGCGCGGGTAGCGCTGACGTTGCGCCTGCTGGGCGGGCTGACGACCGACGAGATCGCGCGGGCGTTCCTGCAGCCCGAACCGACCATCGCCCAGCGCATCGTGCGTGCCAAGCGCACCCTGGCCAGCAAGCAGGTGGCCTTCGAAGTGCCGCGCCAGGCGGCGTTGCCGGAACGGCTGGAGTCGGTGCTGGAGGTGGTCTACCTGGTGTTCAACGAGGGCTACACCGCCAGCGTGGGCGACGACTGGATGCGTCCGGCGCTGTGTGAGGAAGCCCTGCGGCTGGGGCGGGTGTTGGCCAGCCGGTTGCCGGCGTGGCCGCAGGTGCACGGGCTGCTGGCGCTGATGGAACTGCAGGCCTCGCGCGCGGCGGCGCGGGTGGATGCGCACGGCACGCCGATCCTGCTGCCCGAACAGGACCGTGCGCGCTGGGACTGGCTGCAGATCGCGCGTGGGCAGGCCGCGCTGGCCCAGGCGATGGCGCTGGGCGGCAGCGATGATCCCTATGTGCTGCAGGCGGCAATCGCCGATTGCCATGCCCGCGCGCGTCGCGTCCAGGACACCGACTGGGCGGCGATGGCGGCGCTGTACCAACGGCTGGCTGTGCAGCAGCCGTCGCCGGTGATCGAATTGAACCGGGCGGTCGCGGTGTCGCGCGCGCAGGGCGCGGCGGCGGCATGGCCGTTGGTGGAGCAGTTGGCGCAGGACCCGCGCCTGCACGGCTATGCCCCGCTGGCGGCGGTGCAGGGCGACCTGCTGCTGCAGCTCGGGCGCGGCGAGGAAGCGCGCGCCGCCTTCCTGCGCGCCGCCCACCTCACTGCCAACGCCCGCGAGCAGGCGGTGCTGCTGGCACGGGCGCAGGCCGTCCCGATCGCGTAA